One segment of Solanum stenotomum isolate F172 chromosome 1, ASM1918654v1, whole genome shotgun sequence DNA contains the following:
- the LOC125862903 gene encoding MADS-box protein SOC1-like, translating into MVRGKTQMRRIENTTSRQVTFSKRRNGLLKKAFELSVLCDAEVGLIIFSPRGKLYEFASSSVPEVIERYKRHTKDKVQPDVNQSVDIQNTKQETASLMKKIELLESSKRKLLGEGLGSCSLEEVQQIEKQLEQSVTTIRARKMQVFREQMERLKERERSLTAENMMLRELKFGGDEERGKSSGEKEREVVICIEGGSDKSDVETELFIGQPHHHDSRIRRPEWS; encoded by the exons ATGGTGAGAGGGAAAACACAGATGAGGCGTATAGAGAACACGACAAGTAGACAAGTTACTTTCTCAAAGCGAAGAAATGGTTTGCTCAAAAAAGCTTTTGAGCTTTCTGTTCTATGTGATGCTGAAGTTggattgattattttttctccAAGAGGAAAACTATATGAATTTGCTAGCTCCAG CGTACCGGAGGTAATTGAACGCTATAAGaggcatactaaagataaagtTCAACCTGATGTAAATCAATCTGTGGATATTCAG AATACTAAGCAAGAGACAGCAagtttgatgaagaagataGAGCTACTGGAATCATCTAAAAG GAAACTCTTGGGAGAAGGTTTAGGATCATGCAGCCTTGAAGAAGTACAACAAATAGAGAAGCAATTGGAGCAGAGTGTCACTACTATCAGAGCTCGAAAG ATGCAAGTCTTTAGGGAACAAATGGAAAGATTGAAAGAAAGG GAGAGATCCCTTACAGCTGAAAATATGATGCTGAGGGAGCTAAAG TTTGGAGGGGATGAAGAGAGAGGAAAATCAAGtggagagaaagaaagagaagtaGTAATTTGTATAGAAGGTGGTAGCGATAAATCAGATGTGGAGACTGAATTGTTTATCGGACAACCTCATCATCATGACTCCAGAATAAGGCGTCCTGAGTGGTCTTGA